The Verrucomicrobium spinosum DSM 4136 = JCM 18804 genome includes a region encoding these proteins:
- a CDS encoding ABC transporter ATP-binding protein yields MTPLVRVNQLKIHFPVHAGFLRRKVDEIRAVDEVSFSIPEGGTLGLVGESGSGKSTIARAVLKLIPATGGEVIYRDKNILPLSEGEFRPYRKEMQMIFQDPFGSLNPRMTIEQIIAEPLRIHFRHLDKAGRRDTVAALLERVGLPAEAMWRYPHEFSGGQRQRIGIARALAVQPKFLVCDEPVSALDVSVQAQIINLLQDLQEQFKLTYLFIAHDLAVVEHMSDEIIVMHRGKIVEQGTAAQVCEDPHHEYTKKLLAAVPSL; encoded by the coding sequence ATGACACCTCTCGTTCGCGTCAACCAGCTCAAGATTCACTTCCCTGTGCATGCAGGGTTCCTGCGCCGTAAAGTGGATGAGATCCGCGCGGTGGACGAGGTCAGTTTTTCCATTCCTGAAGGGGGCACCCTGGGCCTTGTGGGGGAAAGTGGCAGTGGCAAGTCCACGATCGCCCGGGCGGTGCTCAAGCTCATTCCCGCCACAGGCGGGGAAGTGATCTACCGGGACAAGAACATCCTGCCGCTGAGCGAGGGCGAGTTTCGCCCCTACCGCAAGGAGATGCAGATGATCTTTCAGGACCCGTTTGGCTCGCTCAATCCCCGGATGACCATTGAGCAGATCATCGCGGAACCTCTGCGCATTCACTTCCGCCATCTGGACAAGGCAGGCCGCCGGGACACGGTGGCCGCGTTGCTGGAGCGCGTGGGGCTGCCCGCAGAGGCGATGTGGCGCTATCCACACGAATTCAGCGGTGGCCAGCGCCAGCGTATTGGCATCGCGCGGGCCCTGGCCGTGCAGCCCAAGTTCCTGGTGTGTGACGAGCCGGTCAGCGCCCTGGACGTGAGCGTTCAGGCCCAGATCATCAATCTCCTGCAGGATCTGCAGGAGCAGTTCAAACTCACCTATCTCTTCATCGCTCACGACCTCGCCGTGGTGGAGCACATGAGCGATGAAATCATTGTGATGCACCGCGGAAAAATTGTCGAACAGGGCACCGCGGCGCAGGTCTGTGAAGATCCACATCACGAGTACACTAAAAAGCTCCTCGCGGCGGTACCTTCTCTGTAG